The DNA region GATAATGAGGAGGCTCTTTCATCTCAGTTCATGCTGGACCATCTCCCATCGGTTCGCACTAATTACGACAGCGATGGCAACAGTCTTACCTCTCCGATGGATTATCTACAAAACAGGGTCTCATCTGCATCGATCCATTTGTCTGACCAGTCaccaagaaggagatcgTCGACCAGATCggtccagctcttcaaagTCGGCTCGATcaactcgtcgtcttctccTCCCCCTGGTGCCACACAGAGCAACCAAAGTGTGTCTTCGTTCTCGACATCAAAACCTATTCCTGTCACTTTGAATAAAACGAACTCCAGCGCATCTTTGGTGCCCATACTACGGCAAAATAGAGATTCGCTGCCCAAGTCAATTGGGTCTATGGTGCAAAATCAGATGCAAGAAACAGGGCATCAGGTGTCCTCCAACTCGAGAAggttttcgtcgtcgtttGGATCCAGGTTTCGGACAGTTTCGAGCAGAAACAATAGTCTCGACGGCCAGTTGGTTGTCGCTAATCAGCCCTTTTCGACGCCAAACAATCCTATATTGCATAATTTCCGCTCAAGAAACAAATCTCCGTCGGTGTCGTCCACTGAACTGGGCCCCTCGAGCTCTATTTACATGGATGACGACCTTGACAGTTTCATGAAGATGCTGGACTCGAAACCGGATTTGAGATTCCCGTCGAACTCCCCATCGGTGTATGAAGATCCTCTCGCAAATTTCAAGACGTTCCAAAAATCAAATGATTTCCTCACGttggaacagcagcagcacggCTCACCATCGTCAAACCAGATCATGATACACAGCCAAAGTCAAACCTCCCAGTCTCAGGTATTCAAACGGACGGTTTCCTCCGACAGGTCACGCAGAGGATCTGTTTCTTCCAACTACTCGCCTTCCTCGCAGGCGCTCAGGCCGGGAGTTTCTGCGCCAATGGTAACGCCTTCGGTGACATATGGGAAATTCCACGCGTCGTCAGGCTCGCCATCGAACTCCTCGCTGGCACAATATCTTCGGCACAATTCGTCGCCTCCTGCATCGGCAACAGCGGTGGCTACGGTCCACAACAGTCTACGGAGGCTTACTAGCTCGTCACAACGCACAAATACAAattccacaaacagcagcaccCGACCAGTCAATccagagctgctcaaactcaaGTCTTTCAACGAAGACGTGTTCGAGTCGGATGACGACGAGCACGATGAACATTCGCCTCGCTCCACAGACACCAAGTCAAGAAACACAGGGCCTTCTAGTGGACATGctgaggacgacgaggatgatTTGTTATTTGCTATGAGTGACATGACACTAGCCAAGAATAACCAAGAGTTTTAATTTATTATAATTATAGTGTACTAATGCATGTCATGAACATCCCTTTAGTGCAATGTAGCCGTCAACGTTGCTTGGATTAAGAAGAAGAGAGCGCTGGATCGCCCGTAGCTCACCTGTCTCGATGTACGCGTTACTCAGCTCGCCAGCGTCCACGCTCTTCGAGTTCAGGCAAACGTTTAGATGCACATGTCTATCCAGTTTTTTCCAGGTGTATGCGTCTGCCGGGAACATAAATGCGTTTCTCTGCCAGATGGTAGCCGTTCCCGTGCCCATTCTTGattccagctgctcaaggaaaAATGGCACGCTGCTTGCTGTGTCGTCTATTCTCTCTTTCAAGGACAGCGACTCTAATTCTTCCTTGATTGCTGGATAGAACTCTTCAAGGTTTTCGACTAGCGAGATGGAGGCCAGAGTCAGTGCAACGAGCAGCGACGTTCCGTAGTTCTCAATGTGgttgaacagctcgtcAATGGCAGCCTGTTTAGTGTCCTCTGTGTTGCAATCATGAAGAACTTGAGCGATCAGAACAACGATTCTCCTAGAGTCTGGGAAAGAGTCCAAaattttcttgaactccaCCAGCGCCGAGTCGAAGTCATCTTTGAAGAAACTAGACAGTCCCAGCACAgccagcgacgagagcaTGATTTTCTGCACCTCTTCGGTCAGCTCGTCTATCTCTTCCAGCAAGTCCATAGACTGCTCGCTGACCTCAATCGCCTGGTCGTACTCCTGCGAGCCCAGATACATTCTTGAAAGCTGGGCAAGGGCAGTGGACAGCGCAACGGCTATTTCTGGAGAATTTTCCTGCTCgtactttttttccagtAAGgcacagagctgctggGAGTAGCGAAGCCCCGTCTCAAAGTCACGCACTCGCTCAATGATCAAAGTGGCCACTTGCAATGCTAGCCTATCCTTTGGATAGTACTTGAGGTAGCTCAGGATGGAAAGATTGGCCACATTGAGCTCCTGGACAGAATCCAAGTTCtgctcgtcgatctcgctgCCAATAAGCGATTTCACAACGGAAAAACTGTACAGCAGCATCGACAAGGGGCTCTTTCCGTTGGACATCACGTGAGCATGGGTTAGCAGCTGCGAGGCCGACTTGTTGTCGCCCTTGGCCTCTTCAACGAGCGCTCTTCCGGTCCAACAGGTCGCCTGCCCCGGAGCAAGCGACTGCACCCGCAAGAAACACTGGTTTGCAAGGTCCAGGTCGCCGTGATGCATGTACAACACCGCCAGATGAGTCCACGGGGCCGGGTCACGTGGCGACAGAGATGAGGCCTTGATGAAGCAGTGCTGAGCCACTTTTGGGCTCTGCACCAGAGAGACAATTCCTAACGAGTTCCAGTACTCCGGGTTGTCGTTTTCAAGGACGATCGCCTGTTTGAACGCCTTGATGGAGCATTCTTGGAGATGAGTTTTTTCGAGTCTCAGAAATGCCACCAGATAGGCCACGCCGAGGTTGTACGTCACCGAGGAGCGCAGGAGCCGTGCTGCGCCGTCACCGGTCACGGAAAGTGCTACGCGCGCGCTCTCGATCATGTAGTAGCACGTCTTGTCCACTTTGCTGTTGCTTGTTTTTAGCTTGTTGTAATTCTCGTCTTCGCCCATCTCCTTTAGCAACCGTACGCTGCTTGTCTCCGGGACACGGCGAATGATAAATTCTAGATCGTCAAACGGAATGTGCTCGATGTGCGATTCGACGGTCAGCAGAAGTTTCAACAGCTCCGAAAGCAGACGCCAGAGACTGGGAGCATGTGGATCCaaatctgctgcttttctgAGAGCCTCGAACGCCTTGAGTGCCGTGTCCATCGACCGTGCTATGTGGCTGTTGCTGATTTCGTAGTTGGTCTTCATTATCAGCGTCTCAGCGAGCCGATTGACAATGCACAGCTCGTCTGGCCTGGTGTCGGCAATTTTCTCCAAGTGGAATATGCTGTCCTGGAATTCTCCCATCTCGCCTAAAACAACCGCAAACAAGTAGATGCCGTGCCAGTTATCCggttccagctccagcgcCTTGTTGAAAACTTTCAGCGCGGCGTCCAGCCGTCCACGAGCAAGATACCCTTCGCCCAGCCCGATCCACGAGTCCACGTCCGAGGAGTTCATCCGAAGACCGTTTTGGAACAGTTCGATGGCCTTACTGTCGTCCTGGCGCTCAAGAGCAGCACATCCAAGCATCCTGTACGGCCAGGAcccgtcctcgtccaaggATAGCATGGCCAGGCGTCCCTGTTCGCTGTCGATCACTCTTTGACAAACAACCTCCACCATCTCCCAGTCTTTGTTGGCACTGAAATAATTGGCCAGCTCCCGCGCAGCAAGCATGTCTCCGGCGTTCAATTCGAAAGCTTTGGTCAGACACTTTAAGGCCCGTGTCTGGTTGTCGTAAAACGTGAGATAAATGTAACCTAGCGAACTGTAAGGCGCAGAGAGCGATTCCGACTGTTTAAGGGCCTCGATTAGCAAGTTGAACGCCGACTTTACCagcccagcagcagtttccTCATCTGGGCTTTCCAGACTCTTCAATTCCATCAAATATGACTCAGCCATGCGCCAGAGCGTGGTGCCACGCATTTCCAGGGAGTTGGGGTCTGTACCGTCAATAAGCTTATACGCCTTTTGCAGTCCCTCGCGTCCTTCGGAATAGCGGCCAATTTGGATAATACTCCAGCTGTACTCAAGATTCGCTTGTAAGTGGTCCGGTGcgtcctccagcaccttTTCCAATAGCTCTGAGGCGGCCGCGTaatttttctgctccacTAATATGAGACCCTTGCCAATTCTGGCCTGGACGTCcgttggcgagctggcTAGAACAGAGTCGTAGAGTCTTAGTGCCTGTGAAAAGTGCCGTGGAGGCTCGTAGTAGGTGTATGCCGTGGCCAGAGACAGCAGAGAGTCCTTTTTGGtgttcttgagctccaaaagcgtctttttctgctctttcGAAACGAGAGTCACCAGTTGTTTGGCATACTCAAGAGCACTCTCGTACTCCCGCAGATGCAAATAGTAAGCGACAACTATGCGGTGCGCAAGAATCGACTCCGCTGCCACCTTAATGCCCTGGATCATCAGCTCGAGCACGTCGGCAGCAGAGAGGTCCTCAGAGCTATTTCCCTgctctgcctcctccagGGGTAGAGCGGACTCGTCGTTTGGGTCGTCCTCGGTATCTTCTGTGgttttgatgtttttcagGACACGCTTGTTCTTTCTGTTGTGTCTTcttttcgattttttctCAACCTTGAGATACTCCTTGACTCTTTTTCTATCAAAAGGAGAAATGTCCGAGGAAACAAAAGCATACAGCACTGCGCCCAACCCAACGtttccaaacagcttgatATAATCGGCAACGACGATGAGATCCAGCGAATCGAACGATTTCAGGTCCAGCCAGTCCAAATAGAGGTCCCACGCGTGCTGAACAGGATTATTCACAATCACCATGCCATGGGCCATGTCGAAAACCTCTGCAAACAGTtgcttcttctcttctggAGGCGACGCCTTCATGAGCTCGTATTTCTGCTCCAACAAACGCGACTCCATTTTGCGGCGATAAAAGTCGTCTGTGCAAATATCGATATATCTCTGGCACAACTCCGACAGCTTGAACTGCTTATGTGCGGTCACAATCACCTTGTTGTACGCCAGCTGGCTTTTTTCAGACATGTTTGAGATTCCGGTcagcttgtttttgaacaactGCGACTTCACGTAGTTGTTCTGCTTTTCCTGTACTATGTTAATCAGTTGGTAGAGTGCGATTtctggtttttcaaacaTTTCTCCCATCAGGTCGCCAAGCTCTGCGCCAGGGATAACCTGGCGATAGTAGTACTCTGTGAGCTCTGGGATCTTGCgcttgaattttttcagataatCTCGCACCTCTGTCACCACCTCTGTGAGAGGATCGTTCTTAGCAAGCAAACTGTTGGCCAGCCCGGTCACTACCGCAAAAAACCGCTTGTAATCGGTACTATCCCGTTGCAACTCGAGCATTCCCTTCCATGCGAGGATTTCATCCGGATTTATCTTCGCAGCCTGCTCGTAGGACGCAAATGCCTTGGCATCGTCCTTCAACATATGCAGCGCCTTGCCCTTGAAGATATATGCAAAGTAGTTGTTCTTGTCGTGTTCCTCAATGATCTTGTCGCAGCAGTATATCACGTAATTCGGGTCGTCATCTTTGAATGACTGCTTGGCAGCCTTTAACAGACTATTCACCGACATTGCAGGGTGAATTAATTtatcttgaaaaataaaaaaggTGCACAGATTATTTTTGTTTACATTAGATTATTTATCATGAGTGTAAGTAATTGAGAAAGTGTGCGAGAATCTGACAAATAGACAGCAGAGTGGAGCATCAGCGCACTCTCCAGAGAGCAGGTTGCTCATTGGAAAGGAGTTTTTGACATCATCGACCAAGATCACGACGGAAAGATCACAGAGGAAGATATCAAAAACACGTACAGCAGCCTCGGATTGAAGGACGAGGGAGAGGCCCAAAAGATGATGGCAGAGGCTGGTTCTCACGGGCTGGTATTTAACGGGTTTTTGAGACTGATGGGCTCGAAATACGGCGACTTCAGCGACCgcagcgagctggaacaggTGTTTGCAAccttcaaagacgactcCAAAACTGTGAACGCCGCAGAGCTCAACGAGCATCTCACAAGCGTGAGCAGGACAAACCAGGATATTCAGTTGAGCAAGGAGGATATCAACAAAGTGCTTAAGGCGTTCAGTAAGAAGAGCGATCTTACGGGAAAAACCGCCTTCGCAGCCGACAAGTTTATCGACACGGTTTCACATTAGGCAAATACAGAGCGAGTCAATGATACATTCTATGCCAAAcgataaataaaatacaGGTCCATTATTGATCAATaatcagctcgtcgacaCTCCAATCCTCGTATGAGCCGTCAGGCAGGTATCTTCTGATGATAAGCGGGATTTTTCTCTGCGAGAGTTCTTTGAGGGCGATTTGCAACGGGTCAGTCTCTCCCTCGATGTCGACCAGGACAGGAGCATTCATGGAGATCTGTAGAGCTCTGGTACCCAATATTCTTGCTCTTTCGTATTTGGTCATGTATGGCGTGGTTGTGCGCTGGTCTTTAGGAATCGCGAGgttcttggccttcttgtGCGTGCTCCCGTTGGCAAAAGCGTCGGCGTCGTCTGGTCCCAGGCCTCCTTTCACGATCGTCTTTCCGTCTTCAGTTTCCAGTGGATCCTCGTCACTGAAccgctcctcctcgctcagctcCATGTTCTCCTCGAAGTCGTCAAACTTTTCGTTTTTGAATCCATCCTCATCATAATCTGCCATGTTGCGTCAATTGGAGGTCTATTGAAGACTAACAAACAACACCGttattttgaaaaatttttgcTAAGACAAGGGTTCCGGGTAACAAGagtaaaataaaatataaaatatttaatttagCATTTGATAAGGAATGGCTTCTGGGGATTCTTTGGGGAAGCGAAAATTAGGCGATCCCGTGCCCCTAGAGCCGTCAAAAAATCCGAAAATTTTAGATGTTCCTCCGGGAATAATATCGCCCGAGCCTTCGTCCAGGAACTCTTCGCGGAGCTCCTCGAGATCCAGCTCCCCTTCTaaactgaaaaaatatttctgtcACTATGAGGACTGCGGCAAGGCGTACGCCAAGCCATCGCTACTAGAACAACACATACGCACGCACACCAATGAAAGACCATTTAACTGCTCTTCTTGTGGACAGTCGTTTATCAGAAAAGACCATTTGCAACGACATATGCTCAAACACACTGACGAGGACGCCAAACCGCTGCACTGCTCGATTTGCGGCAAGGGCGTGAACACCAACCAGCATCTGCGGCGACACGAAAAGACGCATTATAAATCGTTCAAGTGCAGTCATGAAAATTGCGCCGAGTCATTCTACAAACACCAGTCTCTCAAGGCACACATCAATTCTGTGCACAATGCTTCGCGACTGACGTGCGAAGAATGCGGCAAGAGCTTCAGCCGTCCGGGCCGACTCTCCGATCATATGGAAAAACACCACAGTTCCACGCCAAAGCTCATTTGCGAGTATCCTGGCTGTTTCAAAGCGTTCAAGGTGTGGTCTGCCTTGCAACTGCACATAAAATCCGAGCATTCTAAGCTCTCATGCGATATCTGCGGGAAGCGCTGCGTGGGACCAACAGGATTGGCCAATCACATGAAGATTCACGACGAAACGACGGCCGTCAAGATATGGAAATGCTCGCTCTGTGACGAAAGATACCAAAAAAAGGAGGATCTAACACAGCATTACGAAAAAAGCCATCCGGACCACCAGAGcaacgaggagctgcagtACGCCTCTTCGGCCGACtcgccgatcgacgaggtgcttGTCTCGAAGCCAACGAAGCAGacgttccagaaacagctcaagaaggGCAGAATCGGATCTGTAATCAACCTGTTGGTTTCCAACGTGAACGAACGCACCATTTTGTGCGATCTGTGCGGTAGAGGGTTCAAGAAGGACTACGATCTGCGCAGACACCTGGAATGGCATGAAAAAAAGGCCAATTTACAGTAACTAGATAGTTCAAGGTCCCTTAATATATATTGTGCGCTTGGGTATTAACTGTTGTTCCATACTGGATGGATCCTCATCAGAGGAGAACGTAAAAGAGCACGGTAAGAACACCGAGCAATGCTGATGGTGCTTTGGAGACGGCTATGCCGGAGTAAACGGACAGGCCGGCAGAGTTGGAATAGCTACCACGAGATGCAGTCACCGTGGTAAGCGTCTGGCTGCCGTTGGCGTCTGTAGTCAAAATCGCGGAGGCACCGGCTGGCACGCTGGTTGTGATCAGCAGCGTGTTTCCTTTGGAATCAGTGCCCGTGATGGTTGTTTTGTAGCCTGTGGCGGAAATGGTGGTCGAGTGGCCGCTTGCATCTGTGGTCACAATAGCTCCGTTCGACGGGCTGACGGAGGAGCCGGAGGAGCCGGAGGAGCCGGAGGAGTCATTGGACGAGCCGTCAAAAGAGTTGTCGGAGGATCTGCCAGAGGATCCATTGGATGATCCACTGGATGATCCGTCTGCATTTGAGGTTCCCGTAGCACTTGCTTCTTTCACGGTAGTGTATACAATGTTGCCGTCAGCGTTGGTGGTGGCGGTGATGTAGCCGTCTGAGCCGGAGCTATAGGATGTGGCCAGGACTGTATTTCCTTTTTGGTCCGTCGTCTGGTACAGAGCGACGCCCGAGGCAAGACTCGTAGTGATCACCGTGGTGTCACCGTTAGAGTTCACACTGGTGACCACCGTCTGGCCTGCCTGTGTCGCGGTGGTTTTCGCATTATTTgtggttttggagctggtTGTCGAGCCACTCGTTCGGCTCGAAGATGTCTTGATGGTCTCGCCGTGAGGGTCTCCCTTGCTGGAAGTCATGGCAGACCCGTCGATAGATGTCAGtgtgtcgtcgtcgtcgtcagaaaCGACACTGGTCTCTTTGGCAACCACGGTGGTGAGCACGGTGGTCTTGCCGTCGCTATTTGTTGTGGTGAGGATCTGGGTCGTTTGGGCTGACGACTCCGAAGAGCTGGGCTTGATCACGCCGCTGGACGACGTGGCACTCAGCTTGATGGTATAGTACCAGGAGTCGGCTCTTTTCACTT from Ogataea parapolymorpha DL-1 chromosome V, whole genome shotgun sequence includes:
- a CDS encoding Autophagy-related protein 13, which produces MSSVRRPSKLLSEKQSDKLAQIIQNFFLKAAHVIFHFRVAFPSVVLQPDDSYGAMGDSFAQSKYNNRWFNLDLGNYEIPRTELSLWRNKDILSLPPLVLETFLDLRGLSSNQTLMLDDVIVKTSKKSEIVLERWLIEFDLSTFDNEVMEFPSIYKKIIILFRSLYLLAGLLPSYKLRDKLVKSKSKNSAIHVSCRILDGSKPITSKGRIGLSKKLLSEDEHTSSKKLQPILTPIGALRVSVSYRTNCNFQVSDNEEALSSQFMLDHLPSVRTNYDSDGNSLTSPMDYLQNRVSSASIHLSDQSPRRRSSTRSVQLFKVGSINSSSSPPPGATQSNQSVSSFSTSKPIPVTLNKTNSSASLVPILRQNRDSLPKSIGSMVQNQMQETGHQVSSNSRRFSSSFGSRFRTVSSRNNSLDGQLVVANQPFSTPNNPILHNFRSRNKSPSVSSTELGPSSSIYMDDDLDSFMKMLDSKPDLRFPSNSPSVYEDPLANFKTFQKSNDFLTLEQQQHGSPSSNQIMIHSQSQTSQSQVFKRTVSSDRSRRGSVSSNYSPSSQALRPGVSAPMVTPSVTYGKFHASSGSPSNSSLAQYLRHNSSPPASATAVATVHNSLRRLTSSSQRTNTNSTNSSTRPVNPELLKLKSFNEDVFESDDDEHDEHSPRSTDTKSRNTGPSSGHAEDDEDDLLFAMSDMTLAKNNQEF
- a CDS encoding Superkiller protein 3; the protein is MSVNSLLKAAKQSFKDDDPNYVIYCCDKIIEEHDKNNYFAYIFKGKALHMLKDDAKAFASYEQAAKINPDEILAWKGMLELQRDSTDYKRFFAVVTGLANSLLAKNDPLTEVVTEVRDYLKKFKRKIPELTEYYYRQVIPGAELGDLMGEMFEKPEIALYQLINIVQEKQNNYVKSQLFKNKLTGISNMSEKSQLAYNKVIVTAHKQFKLSELCQRYIDICTDDFYRRKMESRLLEQKYELMKASPPEEKKQLFAEVFDMAHGMVIVNNPVQHAWDLYLDWLDLKSFDSLDLIVVADYIKLFGNVGLGAVLYAFVSSDISPFDRKRVKEYLKVEKKSKRRHNRKNKRVLKNIKTTEDTEDDPNDESALPLEEAEQGNSSEDLSAADVLELMIQGIKVAAESILAHRIVVAYYLHLREYESALEYAKQLVTLVSKEQKKTLLELKNTKKDSLLSLATAYTYYEPPRHFSQALRLYDSVLASSPTDVQARIGKGLILVEQKNYAAASELLEKVLEDAPDHLQANLEYSWSIIQIGRYSEGREGLQKAYKLIDGTDPNSLEMRGTTLWRMAESYLMELKSLESPDEETAAGLVKSAFNLLIEALKQSESLSAPYSSLGYIYLTFYDNQTRALKCLTKAFELNAGDMLAARELANYFSANKDWEMVEVVCQRVIDSEQGRLAMLSLDEDGSWPYRMLGCAALERQDDSKAIELFQNGLRMNSSDVDSWIGLGEGYLARGRLDAALKVFNKALELEPDNWHGIYLFAVVLGEMGEFQDSIFHLEKIADTRPDELCIVNRLAETLIMKTNYEISNSHIARSMDTALKAFEALRKAADLDPHAPSLWRLLSELLKLLLTVESHIEHIPFDDLEFIIRRVPETSSVRLLKEMGEDENYNKLKTSNSKVDKTCYYMIESARVALSVTGDGAARLLRSSVTYNLGVAYLVAFLRLEKTHLQECSIKAFKQAIVLENDNPEYWNSLGIVSLVQSPKVAQHCFIKASSLSPRDPAPWTHLAVLYMHHGDLDLANQCFLRVQSLAPGQATCWTGRALVEEAKGDNKSASQLLTHAHVMSNGKSPLSMLLYSFSVVKSLIGSEIDEQNLDSVQELNVANLSILSYLKYYPKDRLALQVATLIIERVRDFETGLRYSQQLCALLEKKYEQENSPEIAVALSTALAQLSRMYLGSQEYDQAIEVSEQSMDLLEEIDELTEEVQKIMLSSLAVLGLSSFFKDDFDSALVEFKKILDSFPDSRRIVVLIAQVLHDCNTEDTKQAAIDELFNHIENYGTSLLVALTLASISLVENLEEFYPAIKEELESLSLKERIDDTASSVPFFLEQLESRMGTGTATIWQRNAFMFPADAYTWKKLDRHVHLNVCLNSKSVDAGELSNAYIETGELRAIQRSLLLNPSNVDGYIALKGCS
- a CDS encoding subunit common to RNA polymerases I, II, and III codes for the protein MADYDEDGFKNEKFDDFEENMELSEEERFSDEDPLETEDGKTIVKGGLGPDDADAFANGSTHKKAKNLAIPKDQRTTTPYMTKYERARILGTRALQISMNAPVLVDIEGETDPLQIALKELSQRKIPLIIRRYLPDGSYEDWSVDELIIDQ
- a CDS encoding Strongly-conserved Zn-finger binding protein (TFIIIA), with the translated sequence MASGDSLGKRKLGDPVPLEPSKNPKILDVPPGIISPEPSSRNSSRSSSRSSSPSKLKKYFCHYEDCGKAYAKPSLLEQHIRTHTNERPFNCSSCGQSFIRKDHLQRHMLKHTDEDAKPLHCSICGKGVNTNQHLRRHEKTHYKSFKCSHENCAESFYKHQSLKAHINSVHNASRLTCEECGKSFSRPGRLSDHMEKHHSSTPKLICEYPGCFKAFKVWSALQLHIKSEHSKLSCDICGKRCVGPTGLANHMKIHDETTAVKIWKCSLCDERYQKKEDLTQHYEKSHPDHQSNEELQYASSADSPIDEVLVSKPTKQTFQKQLKKGRIGSVINLLVSNVNERTILCDLCGRGFKKDYDLRRHLEWHEKKANLQ